A DNA window from Streptomyces sp. CA-278952 contains the following coding sequences:
- a CDS encoding FadR/GntR family transcriptional regulator, whose translation MSGARPGRTLLRQEVVEGIKRYILDERLRPGDPLPTEPALCEALGASRSSVREAVKILAALDIVEVRHGHGTYVGRLSLSALVESLTFRGLLSPDDDFQVMADLVDVRELFERGMADRIISSLDAGELDRLDGLVATMRETGVGDGHGFVAADRAFHALLVAPLGNDLIGQLSMAFWDVYTIVAPHLQGFTHADEAETVAAHQNIVDAARAGDVTAFLKALGEHYAPVRRRIAEARARGGGEG comes from the coding sequence ATGTCCGGCGCGAGACCCGGTCGCACCCTGCTGCGGCAGGAGGTCGTCGAGGGCATCAAGCGGTACATCCTCGACGAACGGCTGCGCCCGGGGGACCCGTTGCCGACGGAACCGGCCCTGTGCGAGGCGCTCGGCGCCAGCCGCTCCAGCGTCCGGGAGGCCGTCAAGATCCTCGCCGCCCTCGACATCGTCGAGGTCCGTCACGGCCACGGGACGTACGTCGGACGGCTGAGCCTGTCGGCGCTGGTGGAGAGCCTCACCTTCCGGGGCCTGCTCTCGCCCGACGACGACTTCCAGGTGATGGCCGACCTCGTCGACGTGCGCGAGCTCTTCGAGCGGGGCATGGCCGACCGGATCATCTCCTCGCTGGACGCCGGGGAGCTGGACCGGCTGGACGGCCTGGTGGCGACCATGCGCGAGACCGGTGTGGGCGACGGGCACGGCTTCGTCGCGGCGGACCGGGCCTTCCACGCGCTGCTCGTGGCGCCGCTCGGCAACGACCTGATCGGTCAGCTCTCGATGGCCTTCTGGGACGTCTACACGATCGTCGCGCCGCATCTGCAGGGGTTCACGCACGCCGACGAGGCGGAGACCGTCGCCGCCCACCAGAACATCGTGGACGCGGCCCGCGCGGGCGACGTCACCGCGTTCCTGAAGGCCCTCGGCGAGCACTACGCCCCGGTCAGACGCCGGATCGCCGAGGCCAGGGCGCGAGGTGGGGGCGAGGGCTGA
- a CDS encoding sialidase family protein → MQRRVTVAMLSAALLVATTAGTAHGAPAAAPGELTSKDIATQGVGSPHYRIPALTTSVKGTVIAAYDTRPTLGDLPGNLGVVVRRSTDGGTTWGGQQVVRKEAAPKGFGDPSLLVHRTTGRIFVFYAGSVNQGFFGSATGNDESDPDILQADYSYSDDDGVTWTHRRITQQIKNPAWAGMFAASGEGIQVRHGAYKGRLIQQYAIRNNGANYAVSAYSDDHGATWEMGTPVGPGGDENKTVELSDGRIMLNNRSAPYRTVAYSSDGGVTYTPFTQDTNLRDPANNGSIIRYAPDVPASHPQASWLLFSNTDSTSRKNLTVKMSCDNGKTWPIKKVVNPDSAAYSTLTRLPDGRLGLLYERADYRHITYSSFDLKWLGGTCADITITPPATLKAGTATEVTVRVVNRMDVTRNAGTLDLTVPGGWTTRQVAFPALRPGEGANIKVPVTIPAGASGTAGLTATYRADGKQASGTRSVTVTP, encoded by the coding sequence ATGCAGCGCAGAGTCACCGTCGCCATGCTGTCCGCCGCCCTCCTGGTGGCCACCACCGCCGGCACCGCCCACGGCGCACCGGCCGCCGCCCCCGGCGAACTGACCTCGAAGGACATAGCGACCCAGGGCGTCGGATCCCCCCACTACCGCATCCCCGCGCTCACCACCTCCGTCAAGGGCACGGTGATCGCCGCCTACGACACCCGCCCCACGCTCGGCGACCTCCCCGGCAATCTCGGCGTCGTCGTACGCCGCAGCACCGACGGCGGCACCACCTGGGGGGGCCAGCAGGTCGTCCGCAAGGAGGCGGCCCCCAAGGGCTTCGGCGACCCCAGCCTCCTCGTGCACCGCACGACCGGCCGGATCTTCGTCTTCTACGCGGGCTCCGTCAACCAGGGCTTCTTCGGCTCGGCCACCGGCAACGACGAGAGCGACCCGGACATCCTCCAGGCCGACTACAGCTACTCGGACGACGACGGCGTCACCTGGACCCACCGCCGCATCACCCAGCAGATCAAGAACCCCGCCTGGGCCGGTATGTTCGCGGCCTCCGGCGAAGGCATCCAGGTGCGCCACGGCGCGTACAAGGGCCGGCTGATCCAGCAGTACGCCATCCGGAACAACGGCGCCAACTACGCCGTCAGCGCCTACAGCGACGACCACGGCGCTACCTGGGAGATGGGCACCCCGGTCGGCCCGGGCGGCGACGAGAACAAGACCGTCGAGCTCAGCGACGGCCGGATCATGCTCAACAACCGCTCCGCGCCCTACCGGACCGTCGCGTACTCCAGCGACGGCGGTGTCACCTACACGCCGTTCACCCAGGACACCAACCTGCGCGACCCGGCGAACAACGGCTCGATCATCCGGTACGCACCGGACGTGCCGGCCTCCCATCCCCAGGCGTCGTGGCTGCTGTTCAGCAACACGGACAGCACCTCGCGGAAGAACCTCACCGTGAAGATGTCCTGCGACAACGGGAAGACCTGGCCGATCAAGAAGGTCGTCAACCCCGACAGCGCCGCCTACTCGACGCTGACCCGGCTGCCGGACGGCCGGCTCGGACTGCTCTACGAGCGCGCCGACTACCGGCACATCACCTACTCCTCGTTCGACCTGAAGTGGCTCGGCGGCACCTGCGCGGACATCACCATCACGCCCCCGGCCACGCTGAAGGCGGGGACGGCCACCGAGGTGACCGTGCGGGTGGTCAACCGGATGGACGTCACCCGCAACGCGGGCACGCTCGACCTGACCGTGCCCGGCGGCTGGACGACCCGCCAGGTGGCGTTCCCGGCGCTCAGGCCCGGGGAGGGGGCGAACATCAAGGTCCCGGTCACGATCCCGGCGGGCGCGTCCGGCACCGCCGGACTGACGGCCACCTACAGGGCCGACGGCAAGCAGGCGTCCGGAACCCGGTCGGTGACCGTGACCCCGTAA
- a CDS encoding ABC transporter permease, producing the protein MYELLKGLGDWLVGAEQWTGSDGIGHRLAEHLQYSLLATLVAAAIALPIGLLIGHTGRGAFIAINLSSFGRALPTVGLVVLVFLASGLSMWPVYIALVALAVPSIVTNTYAGMTAVDPEVRDAARGQGMRWYQVLLQVELPLALPLIMTGLRLALIQVVATATIAAYVSFGGLGRYVFDGLAQRDLVQVLGGAVLVALVAVVLDLALSALQRVLFRHRPAPRTQA; encoded by the coding sequence ATGTACGAACTCCTCAAGGGCCTCGGCGACTGGCTGGTCGGCGCCGAGCAGTGGACCGGCTCCGACGGCATCGGGCACCGCCTCGCCGAGCACCTCCAGTACTCGCTGCTCGCCACGCTCGTCGCCGCCGCCATCGCCCTGCCGATCGGTTTGCTCATTGGCCACACCGGGCGCGGCGCGTTCATCGCCATCAATCTGTCCAGTTTCGGGCGGGCGCTGCCCACGGTCGGTCTCGTGGTCCTCGTCTTCCTCGCCAGCGGCCTGTCGATGTGGCCGGTCTACATCGCCCTCGTGGCGCTCGCGGTGCCGTCCATCGTCACCAACACCTACGCCGGGATGACGGCGGTCGACCCGGAGGTGCGGGACGCGGCGCGCGGCCAGGGAATGCGCTGGTACCAGGTTCTCCTCCAGGTCGAACTGCCCCTCGCGCTGCCCCTGATCATGACCGGGCTCCGGCTCGCGCTCATCCAGGTCGTCGCGACGGCGACCATCGCCGCGTACGTCTCCTTCGGCGGGCTCGGCCGGTACGTCTTCGACGGGCTCGCCCAGCGCGACCTCGTGCAGGTGCTCGGCGGCGCCGTGCTCGTGGCGCTCGTCGCCGTCGTCCTCGATCTCGCGCTCTCCGCCCTCCAACGCGTCCTTTTCCGCCACCGCCCCGCCCCGCGGACCCAGGCCTAG
- a CDS encoding FadR/GntR family transcriptional regulator yields the protein MARPTMAQDIERRIRELILARALGPGDPLPTEPELMELFAAGRVSVREALKALQAMNVVEIRRGFGTFVGSLSLTPFAEGLAFRAVVRHGRGEPGLLELMKVREALETGLVGAVSAGIPAEDLAVLRRLVATMEAEAARDGRVARATDRAFHLALYASLDNHLLSEVLDAFWAAMDGVRASTDDGHQDPGVTCAQHHAIVAAVAAGDGARAASAMRAHFDGIRSRLERP from the coding sequence GTGGCCCGCCCCACCATGGCGCAGGACATCGAACGGAGGATCAGGGAACTCATCCTCGCCCGGGCGCTCGGCCCGGGAGATCCGCTGCCCACCGAGCCCGAGTTGATGGAGCTGTTCGCCGCCGGGCGGGTCTCGGTGCGCGAGGCGCTCAAGGCGCTGCAGGCCATGAACGTCGTGGAGATCCGACGGGGCTTCGGCACCTTCGTCGGCTCGCTCTCGCTGACACCCTTCGCCGAGGGCCTGGCCTTCCGGGCGGTCGTGCGGCACGGCCGGGGCGAGCCGGGGCTGCTGGAGTTGATGAAGGTGCGCGAGGCGTTGGAGACCGGGCTGGTCGGCGCCGTCAGCGCGGGCATTCCCGCCGAGGACCTGGCGGTGCTGCGGAGGCTGGTCGCCACGATGGAGGCCGAGGCCGCCCGGGACGGCCGGGTCGCCCGGGCGACCGACCGCGCCTTCCATCTGGCGCTCTACGCCTCGCTCGACAACCACCTGCTCAGCGAGGTGCTGGACGCGTTCTGGGCGGCGATGGACGGGGTGCGCGCCAGCACGGACGACGGCCACCAGGACCCCGGCGTCACGTGCGCCCAGCACCACGCGATCGTCGCGGCGGTGGCGGCGGGCGACGGGGCCCGGGCGGCGTCGGCGATGCGCGCCCACTTCGACGGCATCCGCTCCCGTCTGGAGCGGCCCTGA
- a CDS encoding ABC transporter substrate-binding protein, producing the protein MNRRNLLGGLLAAATVPALASCGGGITSLDGEGAGGGGGGSSEGGVTIGTANFTENQVLGYLYAATLEASGVKTKVRPNLGTREILIPALKGGDIDLLPEYQGALLHYLDAEATATEEGTMQNALAMLLPRGLQILPYGEAENADAFAVTKETAEEYGLKSLADLARHNGKLVIGAAPEVKKRTVGSVGLKDVYGVEFKEFKSLDSSGPLVKGALKKGDVDVANLFTTDTDIAAEGWVVLTDPKNLIPGQHVVPLIADRKADSTVRKALARLGAVLTTKDLTELNRLVDKDRQDPEDVANDWAAEHGITK; encoded by the coding sequence ATGAACCGCAGAAACCTCCTCGGCGGACTCCTCGCCGCCGCCACCGTCCCCGCGCTCGCCTCGTGCGGCGGCGGCATCACCTCCCTCGACGGGGAGGGGGCCGGCGGCGGGGGCGGGGGCTCCAGCGAGGGCGGCGTCACCATCGGCACCGCCAACTTCACCGAGAACCAGGTCCTCGGGTACCTCTACGCCGCGACGCTCGAAGCCTCCGGGGTGAAGACGAAGGTCCGCCCCAACCTGGGCACCCGCGAGATCCTCATCCCCGCGCTGAAGGGCGGGGACATCGATCTGCTGCCCGAGTACCAGGGCGCGCTGCTGCACTACCTCGACGCCGAGGCCACGGCCACCGAGGAGGGCACGATGCAGAACGCCCTGGCGATGCTCCTGCCGCGCGGCCTCCAGATCCTCCCGTACGGCGAGGCGGAGAACGCCGACGCCTTCGCGGTGACCAAGGAGACCGCCGAGGAGTACGGTCTGAAGTCCCTGGCCGACCTCGCGCGGCACAACGGCAAGCTCGTCATCGGCGCGGCCCCCGAGGTCAAGAAGCGCACGGTGGGCTCGGTGGGCCTCAAGGACGTGTACGGCGTGGAGTTCAAGGAGTTCAAGTCCCTCGACTCCTCGGGCCCGTTGGTCAAGGGAGCCCTCAAGAAGGGCGACGTGGACGTGGCGAACCTCTTCACCACCGACACCGACATCGCCGCCGAGGGCTGGGTCGTCCTCACCGACCCCAAGAACCTGATCCCCGGCCAGCACGTCGTTCCGCTCATCGCCGACCGCAAGGCCGACTCGACGGTCCGCAAGGCGCTCGCCCGCCTCGGGGCCGTACTGACGACCAAGGACCTCACCGAGCTCAACCGCCTGGTGGACAAGGACCGGCAGGACCCCGAGGACGTCGCGAACGACTGGGCGGCGGAGCACGGCATCACGAAGTAG
- a CDS encoding ABC transporter permease encodes MSVDWSWIGDHTDDLTALTLSHLQAALTAVLLGLIVSLPLAVVAHRVRRLRGLLLGLSNVLFTIPSIAVFVLLLPVSGLTRTTTVVGLTIYTLVVLLRNTVEGLDSVPARTKEAAKAMGSRPLRTLLTVELPLALPVIMAGVRIATVMAISLVSVATYIGDGGLGQLFTDGFQRNFPTPVIVGVVLTLLLALVADALLVTLQYVLTPWTRRQKQEA; translated from the coding sequence GTGAGTGTCGACTGGTCGTGGATAGGCGACCACACCGACGATCTCACCGCCCTCACGCTCTCCCACCTCCAGGCCGCCCTGACCGCCGTGCTCCTCGGGCTGATCGTCTCGCTCCCCCTGGCCGTGGTGGCCCACCGGGTGCGCAGGCTGCGCGGGCTGCTCCTCGGGCTGTCGAACGTCCTGTTCACGATCCCGTCCATCGCCGTGTTCGTGCTGCTCCTGCCGGTCAGCGGGCTCACCCGCACCACCACCGTCGTCGGACTGACGATCTACACGCTCGTCGTGCTCCTGCGGAACACCGTCGAGGGCCTGGACTCCGTCCCCGCCCGGACGAAGGAAGCCGCGAAGGCGATGGGCTCCCGGCCGCTGCGCACCCTGCTCACCGTCGAACTGCCCCTCGCGCTCCCCGTGATCATGGCGGGTGTACGGATCGCGACGGTGATGGCGATCTCCCTCGTCTCCGTGGCCACGTACATCGGCGACGGCGGGCTCGGGCAGCTCTTCACCGACGGGTTCCAGCGCAACTTCCCCACCCCCGTCATCGTCGGCGTCGTCCTGACCCTGCTCCTCGCACTCGTCGCGGACGCCCTGCTCGTCACCCTCCAGTACGTCCTGACGCCGTGGACCCGCCGGCAGAAGCAGGAGGCCTGA
- a CDS encoding AEC family transporter: MQGVLTGFTVIATVIAVGYVIGRRGYLGQDGRTVLTRLAFNVATPALLFTMLAGADLSVVLSTRLLVTATATAAAAGVFVVVAGLFLRWDAGRVTIGALCSSYVNAGNLGIPIAVYVLGDASLVAPVLLLQQIVVTPLALTVLDLGRPGEPVSVLRRLTTPLRNPMAIGSLAGVAVAASGLTLPGPLLEPLVLIGNMSVPAVLLAFGISLYGGERPGRGEDRVALYLSALLKTVAQPVVAWAVGAGLFGLRGEALLAVVVIAALPAAQNLFTYASHYGVAERFARESILLSTLLSVPVLIAVAALLGP; encoded by the coding sequence ATGCAGGGAGTCCTCACCGGCTTCACGGTGATCGCCACCGTCATCGCCGTCGGGTACGTCATAGGCCGCCGCGGATATCTGGGACAGGACGGCCGCACCGTGCTGACCCGGCTGGCCTTCAACGTGGCGACCCCGGCCCTGCTCTTCACCATGCTCGCGGGCGCGGACCTGTCCGTCGTCCTGTCGACACGCCTCCTGGTCACGGCGACGGCCACGGCCGCCGCGGCCGGAGTCTTCGTCGTGGTGGCCGGGCTCTTCCTGCGCTGGGACGCCGGACGGGTCACCATCGGCGCCCTGTGCTCCAGTTACGTCAACGCCGGGAATCTGGGCATCCCCATCGCCGTCTACGTCCTCGGGGACGCCTCGCTCGTCGCCCCGGTGCTGCTCCTCCAGCAGATCGTGGTGACCCCGCTGGCCCTGACCGTCCTCGACCTCGGCCGCCCCGGAGAACCGGTCTCGGTCCTCCGGCGGCTGACCACCCCGCTGCGCAACCCGATGGCGATCGGATCGCTGGCCGGTGTCGCCGTGGCCGCGTCCGGCCTGACCCTGCCCGGACCCCTGCTGGAGCCGCTCGTCCTCATCGGCAACATGTCGGTCCCCGCGGTCCTCCTCGCCTTCGGGATATCCCTGTACGGCGGCGAGCGTCCGGGCCGGGGGGAGGACCGGGTCGCGCTGTACCTGTCCGCCCTCCTGAAGACGGTCGCCCAGCCGGTCGTCGCCTGGGCCGTCGGCGCCGGGCTGTTCGGGCTGCGGGGCGAGGCCCTGCTGGCCGTCGTCGTGATCGCGGCTCTGCCGGCCGCCCAGAACCTCTTCACGTACGCCTCGCACTACGGGGTCGCCGAGCGGTTCGCCAGGGAGTCGATCCTGCTGTCCACCCTGCTCTCGGTCCCGGTGCTGATCGCCGTCGCCGCGCTGCTCGGGCCGTAG
- a CDS encoding acetylxylan esterase: MPSADLTLAECRAYRPELPLPDGFDAFWSDTLDEKGPGGAPDRRPRFDEVDSGLVQVRCYDVSVPGYDGRPVRGWLRMPAGATGPLGCVVEFLGYGRGRGLAHEQLMWACAGYAHLVMDTRGQGWSSATGSTPDTDPGSAGAVPGFLTRGVESPGTHYYRRVFTDAVRCVQAMREHPEVDPARIVVTGVSQGGGIALAVAGLVPGLAGVMPDVPFLCNIPRAARIAATPPYTEIAAYLRLHRDRVEPVFRTLAYFDGAHHATRATAPALFSIAMADDICPPSTCFTAYNRYTGPKEVRVYEFNGHEGGAEHHRAEQLAWVRALFAGLPAESS, translated from the coding sequence ATGCCGTCGGCCGATCTCACGCTCGCGGAATGCCGCGCCTACCGGCCCGAACTGCCGCTTCCCGACGGGTTCGACGCCTTCTGGTCCGACACCCTGGACGAGAAGGGCCCCGGCGGCGCACCGGACCGGCGACCCCGGTTCGACGAGGTCGACAGCGGCCTGGTCCAGGTCCGCTGTTACGACGTGAGCGTCCCGGGCTACGACGGCCGTCCCGTACGGGGGTGGCTGCGGATGCCGGCCGGTGCCACCGGGCCGCTCGGCTGCGTCGTGGAGTTCCTCGGGTACGGGCGCGGCCGGGGCCTGGCCCACGAGCAGCTCATGTGGGCCTGCGCCGGATACGCGCACCTGGTCATGGACACCCGCGGCCAGGGCTGGTCCTCGGCGACCGGCTCGACCCCCGACACGGACCCGGGATCGGCCGGCGCCGTGCCGGGCTTCCTGACGCGGGGCGTCGAGAGCCCCGGAACGCACTACTACCGGCGGGTGTTCACCGACGCGGTCCGCTGCGTGCAGGCGATGCGCGAGCACCCCGAGGTCGACCCCGCCCGCATCGTGGTGACCGGGGTCAGCCAGGGCGGAGGCATCGCGCTGGCCGTGGCCGGGCTCGTGCCGGGGCTCGCCGGAGTGATGCCGGACGTGCCGTTCCTGTGCAACATCCCCCGGGCCGCACGGATCGCCGCGACACCCCCGTACACCGAGATCGCCGCCTACCTCCGGCTCCACCGCGACCGCGTCGAGCCGGTGTTCCGCACCCTGGCGTACTTCGACGGGGCCCACCACGCCACCCGGGCCACCGCCCCGGCGCTGTTCTCCATCGCGATGGCGGACGACATCTGTCCGCCCTCCACCTGCTTCACGGCCTACAACCGGTACACGGGCCCCAAGGAGGTGCGCGTCTACGAGTTCAACGGGCACGAGGGCGGCGCCGAACACCACCGGGCCGAACAACTGGCCTGGGTGCGCGCCCTGTTCGCCGGCCTCCCGGCCGAAAGCTCCTGA
- a CDS encoding N-acetylmannosamine-6-phosphate 2-epimerase yields the protein MNAQDLATALRGRLIVSCQAPPGDPMRETATLVRLALAAAAGGGAAIRANEPEVVAAIVAAVDLPVIGLWKDGDTGVYITPTVRHALAVAASGAAVVAADATDRPRPDGSTFAELVAAVHAAGALVMADVATLAEGIAAAGQGADFVSTTLSGYVPGTSKQTGPDLDLVASLSAAVSVPVVAEGRVNTPEEAAEALALGAHSVVVGTAITAPTALTARFAAALASEPGGGAGETARG from the coding sequence ATGAACGCACAGGATCTGGCCACCGCACTCCGGGGCCGTCTGATCGTCTCCTGCCAGGCGCCCCCCGGGGACCCGATGCGGGAGACCGCCACCCTCGTCCGCCTCGCGCTCGCGGCGGCCGCCGGCGGCGGCGCCGCGATCCGCGCCAACGAACCGGAGGTCGTCGCCGCGATCGTGGCGGCGGTGGACCTGCCGGTCATCGGCCTGTGGAAGGACGGAGACACCGGGGTGTACATCACCCCGACCGTCCGGCACGCCCTGGCCGTCGCCGCGTCGGGCGCCGCCGTGGTCGCCGCCGACGCCACCGACCGGCCGCGTCCGGACGGTTCCACCTTCGCCGAGCTCGTCGCCGCCGTCCACGCGGCGGGGGCCCTCGTCATGGCCGACGTCGCCACCCTCGCGGAGGGGATCGCCGCCGCCGGACAGGGCGCGGATTTCGTCTCCACCACCCTGTCCGGCTACGTGCCGGGGACCTCGAAGCAGACCGGGCCGGATCTGGACCTCGTGGCGTCCCTGTCGGCCGCGGTCTCCGTACCCGTCGTCGCCGAAGGGCGCGTCAACACCCCCGAGGAGGCCGCCGAGGCGCTCGCCCTGGGGGCCCACAGCGTCGTGGTCGGCACCGCCATCACCGCACCCACCGCCCTGACCGCCCGCTTCGCCGCCGCACTGGCATCCGAACCGGGCGGCGGCGCGGGCGAAACCGCTCGGGGCTGA
- a CDS encoding dihydrodipicolinate synthase family protein, whose translation MSLTAPLRGVVPPVCTPLDDRGEVDTASLTRLVGHLVDGGVHGLFALGSTSEVAYLTDAQRATALRTVVTAAAGRVPVLAGVIDTTTPRVLAHARTAAELGADALVATAPFYTRTHPTEIARHFRGLRAGVDLPLFAYDIPVAVHCKLSAALVRELAGDGTLAGLKDSSGDEGGLRGLVVALGGREGRARGPAPHFSVLTGSELTVDAALLAGADGVVPGLGNVDPAGYVRLYDAARAGDWALAAREQERLVELFAMVDVGPEQEMGRSSSALGAFKEALRLLGVIDRGATAFPQIPLSAAAVASVAERLRGAGLPPVR comes from the coding sequence ATGTCCCTGACCGCACCGCTGCGCGGCGTCGTACCGCCGGTCTGCACTCCGCTCGACGACCGGGGCGAGGTCGACACGGCCTCCCTCACCCGGCTCGTCGGTCACCTCGTCGACGGCGGCGTACACGGCCTCTTCGCCCTCGGTTCGACCAGCGAGGTCGCCTACCTGACCGACGCCCAGCGCGCCACCGCCCTGAGGACCGTCGTCACCGCCGCCGCCGGACGGGTCCCCGTACTGGCCGGGGTCATCGACACCACGACCCCCCGGGTGCTCGCCCACGCCAGGACCGCCGCGGAACTGGGCGCCGACGCCCTCGTCGCGACGGCGCCCTTCTACACCCGCACCCACCCCACCGAGATCGCGCGGCACTTCCGGGGGCTGCGCGCGGGCGTCGACCTGCCGCTGTTCGCCTACGACATCCCGGTCGCCGTGCACTGCAAGCTCTCCGCCGCCCTGGTCCGCGAACTGGCCGGGGACGGCACTCTGGCCGGCCTCAAGGACAGCAGCGGCGACGAGGGCGGTCTGCGCGGACTCGTCGTCGCGCTCGGCGGACGCGAGGGCCGGGCACGGGGCCCCGCGCCGCACTTCAGCGTGCTGACCGGATCCGAACTCACCGTGGACGCGGCCCTGCTGGCCGGAGCCGACGGCGTCGTCCCCGGGCTCGGCAACGTCGATCCGGCCGGCTACGTACGGCTGTACGACGCCGCGCGAGCGGGGGACTGGGCGCTCGCCGCCCGCGAACAGGAGCGGCTCGTCGAGCTGTTCGCCATGGTCGACGTCGGCCCCGAGCAGGAGATGGGCCGCAGCTCGTCGGCGCTCGGAGCCTTCAAGGAGGCGCTGCGGCTGCTCGGCGTCATCGACCGAGGCGCCACCGCCTTCCCGCAGATCCCGCTGTCCGCCGCGGCCGTCGCATCCGTCGCGGAGCGGCTGCGCGGCGCCGGTCTGCCGCCGGTCCGATGA
- a CDS encoding ROK family protein has product MNGLTTGPTTGVVVIGLDLGGTKIAAALFAPDGEALARHTRATPARDGAAAVLDALAAAAAEVDPDGLASLVGIAAAGVVDPRSGMVTSATDSIRGWAGTALGTGLANRTGLPVACDNDVRATAGPELAALAGSHGSLLYAAVGTGVGGALAVDGRMLHGAAGIAGHLGHLPSAEAAGLPCTCGATGHLEVIASGPGIAAHYARLTGTRPDRLETVAARAAAGEQAAVRAITTGATAAGRVLGGLANALGPDRVVVGGGVPRIGALYRSALATAFAAELMPPLRGLLPEPPLHGADAAVRGAAALTATLPLHRPGAHR; this is encoded by the coding sequence ATGAACGGGCTGACGACCGGGCCGACGACCGGAGTTGTGGTCATCGGCCTCGACCTCGGGGGCACGAAGATCGCGGCGGCCCTCTTCGCCCCCGACGGCGAGGCGCTGGCCCGGCACACCCGGGCCACCCCCGCCCGGGACGGCGCCGCCGCCGTGCTCGACGCGCTCGCCGCTGCGGCGGCCGAGGTCGACCCCGACGGCCTGGCCTCCCTGGTCGGCATCGCCGCCGCCGGGGTCGTCGACCCCCGCAGCGGCATGGTCACCAGCGCCACCGACTCCATCCGGGGCTGGGCCGGCACCGCCCTCGGCACCGGCCTCGCGAACCGTACGGGCCTGCCGGTGGCCTGCGACAACGACGTGCGCGCCACAGCGGGACCCGAACTCGCCGCCCTGGCCGGCAGCCACGGTTCGCTGCTGTACGCGGCCGTCGGCACGGGGGTGGGCGGCGCCCTCGCCGTCGACGGGCGGATGCTGCACGGCGCCGCCGGAATCGCCGGCCACCTCGGCCATCTGCCCAGCGCCGAGGCGGCCGGACTGCCCTGCACCTGCGGCGCCACCGGACACCTGGAGGTCATCGCCTCCGGCCCGGGCATCGCCGCCCACTACGCACGGCTCACCGGCACCCGGCCCGACCGGCTCGAAACGGTCGCCGCCCGGGCCGCCGCAGGCGAGCAGGCTGCCGTACGGGCCATCACCACCGGTGCGACGGCGGCCGGCCGGGTCCTCGGCGGCCTGGCCAACGCCCTCGGCCCCGACCGGGTCGTCGTCGGCGGCGGGGTCCCCCGTATCGGCGCGCTGTACCGCTCCGCGCTGGCCACGGCCTTCGCCGCCGAACTGATGCCGCCCCTGCGGGGACTCCTCCCCGAACCCCCGCTCCACGGCGCGGACGCCGCCGTACGGGGCGCGGCGGCCCTGACCGCCACCCTTCCCCTCCACCGTCCGGGAGCTCACCGATGA